Part of the Atribacterota bacterium genome, CACCACCCCTATTCCGGATTTGCTGGGGTTCCTCCGGAGTTTCCGCTCCCTCAAAATCGTCAACGATATTGCCCTTCTTACTTACCGGTACCTTTTCCTATTCTCTGGGAGGGCCGAAAAGATTTACCTTGCTCAACAGGCTCGGTTGGGCTATCGATCCTATCGGCAAGGTTTACGGACACTGGCACTCCTGGTGGGAGGACTGTTTATCTATACCTTTCGTACTATGGAGCAGTTTCGTTTTACACTGGAAGCTCGGGGGTTTGAAGGGGAACTCGCAGTGCTTCCACCACCATTTCGACCTCTTTGTGTTCCAAGGGTGTTTCTTCTTTTGAGCGTGGGAATGGGTGGTGTATTTCTGATTTTTTTAGGGGGACGGTGGTGGTGATGATGTGGCTTTTCGAGGCGCAGGGAGTATGTTTTTCTTACCCTACGGGAATAATGGCTCTTCACGACCTCTCCCTTCGGGTTCCTCCTCGAAAAAAAGTGGTTTTTTTGGGTGCCAATGGTTCGGGTAAGTCGACTCTTTTTTTGCACCTCGTTGGAATCATACAACCTCAAAGAGGAACAATCCTGTTTCGGGGGGAACCGATTTCCTACACCCGTTCTTCCTTACGGGAATTGCGCCGGAAGGTAGGGATTGTTTTTCAGGATCCTGATACGCAGCTTTTTGCGGGAACAGTCTTGCAAGAAGTTTCCTTTGGTCCGATGAATCTTTCGCTGACCCAAGAAGAAGTCCGAAAGCGGGTAGAAAAGGCTTTGGCACTGATGGGTATCGAATCATTACGAGATCGCCCCATTCATTTCTTAAGTTATGGAGAGAAAAGACGGGTGGCGATTGCCGATGTATTAGCCATGGATGCTGAGGTGATTCTCTTTGATGAACCGACTGCATATCTGGACGAGAGAGGGAAAAGGGACCTTTTGGAAATCATTGAGGGACTGTATCACAATGGAAAAGAGATACTCCTTGCTACCCACGATGTTGATTTTGCCTATACCCTCGCTGACTGGGTGGTGGTTCTCGAGAAGGGAATGGTTCTCGTGGAAGGTTTTCCGGAAGAGGTTTTTTCTGCCAAGCCTTTCCTTGAACGGGATTCCTGGCGGCGTCCTCTCCTTTTTGAGGTTGCAACAGCTCTTCAAGAACAGGGATGCTTAGATGGTGTTCTTCCCCGTCGGGTGGAGACGCTCCTTGCTCGATTGCGAAAAAAGGGTGAAGTAGGATGACCCAGGGTATTCTTTTGGCTGGAACCCACAGTGGAGTGGGGAAAACCACGGTGAGTATCGGGCTCATGGGTTTTTTGAGTAAATTCCATAACGTTATTCCCTTCAAGGTGGGTCCTGATTACATCGATCCGGGATATCATCAGTTGGTCTGTAGGAGGAAAGGGTATAACCTTGATCTTTTCCTTTTAGGACAAGAAAGGTTGGAAGACCTCTTCCGTTCACGAGCGAATAGTGGAGAGGTTGCGGTGGTGGAAGGTGTGATGGGTCTTTTTGATGGTCTGGGAGCAGAGAATCTGGGAAGCAGTGCTCAGATAGCGAAGATTCTCTCGTTACCGGTGGTTTTGGTGGTTGACGCTCGGGGAATGTCCGGGAGTGTTGCGGCCCTGGTTCGAGGTTTTCGAGATTTTGACCCGGGTGTCACGATTCGGGGTGTTTTTCTGAATCGGGTACGGAACGATAATCATCTTCAGAGGTTACGACAAAGCGTTGAGCGGGATACAGGACTTTCGGTGGTGGGCTTCTTACCTGATGATCCAGAGTTAATCCTTTCCGAACGCCATCTTGGTCTTGTACCCGTAAGAGAAGCCGGAATGAGGGAGAGAGTTGAACGGATTGTTGAGGTTTTTTCGCGAAATGCTGATAAAGAGAGTCTTTGGCAGATGGTGGGGGAAGTTCGGACCATTCCTTTTCAAAAACAGGGAAATCCAAAGATTGTCCGAGTGGGATATGCGTACGATGATGCATTCCACTTCTACTATCAGAGTAGTCTTGAAAGCCTGAATGAAGCGGGAGTTGAACTTGTGCCATTCAGTCCTCTGAATGATGAGCATCTCCCGGAAGGGGTTTCAGGACTCTATTTAGGAGGCGGTTTTCTGGAGGTTTTTGTTTCTCAGCTGTGTGCGAACCGGCGTCTGAAGGAAGCCATTTGGCAATTGGCAATCCGAGGAATGCCGATTTATGCCGAGTGTGGTGGTTTGATGTATCTTTCGCAAACCTTGTGGGTACATGGCAAAGTCTTTCCCATGGTGGGCGTTTTAAACCTGCACGTGGAGATGACCTCTCGGTTGCAACGTTTCGGTTATGCCCAGGCTTTGACTCTTAGGGACAACTTACTTGCTTCGAAAGGGATGCGCTTTCGGGGGCACGAATTTCACTATTCCCGGACCGTGGATGATGGTGAGCGTACAACCTATCGGATAGAGAAACCGCAGGGTGGACAGAGTTGGCAGTGTGGTTTTATGAAAAAAAATGTTTTAGCCACGTATCTCCACATCGATTTTTTTGCCTTTTCCCATGTTGCTCAACGTTTTGCCCAGGCGTGTCGGACATTTGCATCAAGAGGGATGTCGTGATGGAGGCTGTGGTCATTGTGGTGCATGGAAGTCGTCGGG contains:
- a CDS encoding CbiQ family ECF transporter T component, which produces MLIDRLAYQSSWRFIHPGEKLLLFLLFSLWGFLPFPWIHLSLTLVVFSLFFWSGVSWRLLGKLLLIPLFFILPGVLVVMFSSRGGMDMGVRLALRSFLIWCSFLLFASTTPIPDLLGFLRSFRSLKIVNDIALLTYRYLFLFSGRAEKIYLAQQARLGYRSYRQGLRTLALLVGGLFIYTFRTMEQFRFTLEARGFEGELAVLPPPFRPLCVPRVFLLLSVGMGGVFLIFLGGRWW
- a CDS encoding ABC transporter ATP-binding protein; this encodes MMWLFEAQGVCFSYPTGIMALHDLSLRVPPRKKVVFLGANGSGKSTLFLHLVGIIQPQRGTILFRGEPISYTRSSLRELRRKVGIVFQDPDTQLFAGTVLQEVSFGPMNLSLTQEEVRKRVEKALALMGIESLRDRPIHFLSYGEKRRVAIADVLAMDAEVILFDEPTAYLDERGKRDLLEIIEGLYHNGKEILLATHDVDFAYTLADWVVVLEKGMVLVEGFPEEVFSAKPFLERDSWRRPLLFEVATALQEQGCLDGVLPRRVETLLARLRKKGEVG
- a CDS encoding cobyrinate a,c-diamide synthase; its protein translation is MTQGILLAGTHSGVGKTTVSIGLMGFLSKFHNVIPFKVGPDYIDPGYHQLVCRRKGYNLDLFLLGQERLEDLFRSRANSGEVAVVEGVMGLFDGLGAENLGSSAQIAKILSLPVVLVVDARGMSGSVAALVRGFRDFDPGVTIRGVFLNRVRNDNHLQRLRQSVERDTGLSVVGFLPDDPELILSERHLGLVPVREAGMRERVERIVEVFSRNADKESLWQMVGEVRTIPFQKQGNPKIVRVGYAYDDAFHFYYQSSLESLNEAGVELVPFSPLNDEHLPEGVSGLYLGGGFLEVFVSQLCANRRLKEAIWQLAIRGMPIYAECGGLMYLSQTLWVHGKVFPMVGVLNLHVEMTSRLQRFGYAQALTLRDNLLASKGMRFRGHEFHYSRTVDDGERTTYRIEKPQGGQSWQCGFMKKNVLATYLHIDFFAFSHVAQRFAQACRTFASRGMS